In a single window of the Chondrocystis sp. NIES-4102 genome:
- a CDS encoding putative response regulator receiver, translating to MGKIRVLLVEDSDVAINIYEKMLNSSPHIEVIGKARDGKQGLDLVIQLSPDVICTDLQMPQMDGLQFTKQVMAKYPTPILVLSNAVQKSDIDNIYEVMKAGAVDVMAKPQTALGGSTESMQNELVVKIRVLATKKVKAIPLV from the coding sequence ATGGGTAAAATTAGAGTTTTGTTAGTAGAAGATTCCGATGTAGCAATCAATATTTATGAAAAAATGCTCAATTCTTCCCCTCATATTGAGGTTATCGGTAAAGCTCGCGATGGCAAACAGGGCTTAGATCTGGTAATTCAATTAAGTCCTGATGTAATTTGTACAGACTTACAAATGCCTCAAATGGACGGGTTGCAATTTACTAAACAAGTTATGGCAAAATATCCTACCCCTATCTTAGTTTTAAGTAATGCAGTCCAAAAGTCCGATATCGATAATATCTATGAAGTGATGAAGGCTGGGGCGGTAGATGTAATGGCGAAACCTCAAACCGCTTTGGGTGGAAGTACGGAATCTATGCAAAATGAACTAGTTGTGAAAATTAGGGTTTTGGCTACTAAGAAAGTTAAAGCTATTCCACTTGTTTAA
- a CDS encoding polyribonucleotide nucleotidyltransferase, producing the protein MQEFDKSISFDGRDIRLKVGLLAPQAGGSVLVQSGDTAVLVTATSAPGREGVDFLPLTVDYEERQYAAGRIPGGFFRREGRPGEKAILTSRLIDRPIRPLFPGWLRDDIQIVATTLSMDEDVPPDVLAVTGASVAVLLAQIPFYGPMAAVRVGLVGDDFILNPTYKEIKRGDLDIVVAGSPDGIVMVEAGANQLPEQDMIEAIDFAYEAIQELIEAQRELLRDLGIEKLIPQKPEEDQTLANFISDRATADIKKILSQYDLDKNGRDAALDEIKKTQISDVIAELNENDPLVVMTTADSKAIDNAFKSITKKLMRSQIIEEGMRVDGRKLDQVRPITSRVGILPERVHGSGLFRRGLTQVLSITTLGTSGDAQNTSDDLNPQDEKRYLHHYNFPPYSVGETRPMRSPGRREIGHGALAERALVPVLPSAETFPYVIRVVSEVLSSNGSTSMGSVCGSTLSLMDAGVPITKPVSGAAMGLIKEQDEVRILTDIQGIEDFLGDMDFKVAGTDTGITALQMDMKITGLSVEVIAQAIQQALPARIHILQEMLKVISQPRQELSPYAPRLLTMKIDPELIGVVIGPSGKTIKAITEQTGAKIDIEDDGTVIIAAVEAEKAEKARKMVYNITRKLNEGDVYVGKVTRIIDIGAFVEILPGKEGMIHISQLAEGRVGKVDDEVAVGDEIVVKIRGFDQKNRLNLTRLGIHPDEAAEARASM; encoded by the coding sequence ATGCAAGAATTTGACAAGTCGATATCCTTTGATGGTCGTGATATTCGACTCAAAGTAGGCTTGCTCGCACCACAAGCAGGTGGTTCAGTGTTGGTGCAATCAGGAGATACAGCAGTTCTAGTTACGGCAACTAGCGCACCAGGGAGAGAAGGTGTAGATTTCTTACCATTAACGGTAGATTACGAAGAAAGACAATATGCAGCAGGACGTATTCCTGGTGGTTTTTTTAGGCGAGAGGGTAGACCTGGAGAGAAAGCAATTCTTACTAGTCGGTTAATAGATCGCCCAATTCGTCCTTTGTTTCCTGGTTGGCTAAGAGACGATATTCAAATTGTTGCAACTACCTTATCGATGGATGAAGATGTACCCCCAGATGTTTTAGCGGTAACGGGGGCTTCTGTGGCAGTATTATTGGCGCAAATTCCGTTTTACGGCCCAATGGCAGCAGTGAGAGTAGGTTTAGTAGGAGATGATTTTATATTAAATCCCACCTATAAAGAGATTAAAAGAGGTGATCTAGATATAGTAGTTGCAGGTAGTCCTGACGGTATTGTCATGGTAGAAGCAGGTGCAAATCAACTACCAGAGCAAGATATGATCGAGGCGATCGATTTTGCTTATGAAGCAATTCAAGAATTAATTGAGGCACAGCGAGAACTACTTAGAGACTTGGGAATTGAAAAACTGATACCACAAAAGCCAGAAGAAGATCAAACTCTAGCTAACTTTATCAGCGATCGCGCCACCGCAGACATTAAAAAGATTCTGTCTCAATATGACCTAGATAAGAATGGTCGAGATGCAGCTTTAGATGAGATCAAAAAGACACAAATCAGCGATGTAATTGCCGAACTAAATGAAAATGATCCATTAGTGGTAATGACTACAGCAGATTCCAAAGCGATCGACAATGCTTTTAAATCAATTACTAAAAAGTTGATGCGCAGTCAAATTATCGAAGAAGGAATGAGGGTTGATGGACGTAAATTAGATCAAGTAAGACCAATAACCTCAAGAGTAGGAATTTTACCTGAGCGAGTACATGGAAGCGGTTTATTTAGAAGAGGCTTAACTCAAGTTCTCTCTATTACCACCTTGGGTACATCAGGGGATGCCCAAAATACCAGTGACGATCTCAACCCTCAAGATGAAAAACGCTATCTTCATCATTACAACTTCCCACCCTATTCCGTCGGTGAAACTCGACCCATGCGATCGCCTGGACGTAGAGAGATTGGTCATGGTGCATTAGCAGAAAGGGCTTTAGTCCCCGTGCTACCTAGTGCAGAAACTTTTCCCTATGTAATTCGAGTTGTTTCTGAAGTTTTATCTTCCAATGGCTCAACCTCAATGGGTTCAGTCTGCGGTTCAACTTTATCTTTGATGGATGCAGGCGTACCTATAACTAAACCTGTAAGTGGTGCAGCTATGGGTTTAATTAAAGAGCAAGACGAAGTCAGAATTCTAACCGATATCCAGGGAATTGAAGACTTTTTGGGTGATATGGATTTCAAGGTTGCAGGGACGGATACAGGAATTACAGCCTTGCAAATGGATATGAAGATCACAGGTTTATCAGTAGAAGTTATTGCACAAGCAATTCAACAAGCTTTACCTGCTCGGATACATATTCTGCAAGAGATGCTCAAAGTAATATCTCAACCACGTCAGGAATTATCTCCTTATGCACCCAGACTCTTAACTATGAAAATAGATCCTGAGTTGATTGGTGTGGTTATTGGTCCTTCTGGTAAAACCATTAAAGCCATTACCGAGCAAACTGGAGCTAAAATTGATATTGAAGACGATGGTACAGTAATTATCGCTGCGGTGGAAGCTGAAAAAGCAGAAAAAGCTCGCAAGATGGTATACAACATTACCCGTAAACTAAATGAGGGAGATGTTTATGTTGGTAAAGTTACTAGAATAATTGACATCGGTGCTTTTGTAGAGATTTTGCCAGGTAAGGAAGGGATGATCCATATCTCCCAGCTAGCTGAAGGTAGAGTTGGCAAGGTAGATGATGAGGTAGCAGTCGGCGACGAAATCGTGGTAAAAATACGTGGTTTTGATCAGAAAAACCGTTTAAACTTAACCAGATTGGGTATTCATCCTGATGAAGCAGCCGAAGCTAGAGCCTCAATGTAA
- a CDS encoding peptidase M23B, whose product MVRITLIGLLIAGVTPIALADATVLSNKQSLSSKISLSKVCNSPLICPKTSNIDLKQPKLTPTPVETISKIFFSGSILPQCIDKFYNSTNIPTRIILDSLEAIPAFNECTLPWQINYQQTIASSQLVEDDHNYPQFDKSKFPQLSRSSLITPFPQQDSTFVPDKSQFAHPAPQTKSIASPFGWRKRPLSNQLQFHAGIDYRAPLGSPVVAVDQGIVTKVVSGCIDFGNIYCGGQLGNWVEVDHGKGAIAIYGHLKNNSIKVEEGMKIRKNQEIAQVGSSGWSTGAHLDFRVQINGQQIDPTKFLVFN is encoded by the coding sequence ATGGTGAGGATTACATTGATAGGATTACTAATAGCAGGAGTAACACCGATCGCCCTCGCCGACGCTACAGTATTGAGTAATAAGCAATCACTATCTAGTAAGATTAGCTTATCTAAAGTTTGCAATTCTCCCTTGATTTGTCCTAAAACGAGCAACATAGATCTCAAACAACCAAAACTTACACCCACTCCTGTAGAAACAATTTCTAAAATTTTCTTCTCAGGCTCAATTCTCCCTCAGTGTATAGATAAATTTTATAATAGTACAAATATACCAACGAGAATAATTCTAGATTCCTTAGAAGCTATACCAGCATTTAATGAATGTACATTACCTTGGCAAATTAATTATCAACAAACTATTGCAAGCTCTCAATTAGTTGAAGATGATCATAATTATCCCCAGTTTGACAAAAGCAAATTTCCCCAATTATCTCGCAGTAGTCTAATTACTCCTTTTCCTCAACAAGATAGTACTTTCGTTCCAGATAAAAGCCAATTCGCTCATCCAGCCCCTCAAACCAAATCTATAGCTAGTCCTTTCGGTTGGCGAAAAAGACCTTTAAGTAATCAATTACAATTTCACGCAGGAATTGACTATCGTGCGCCATTAGGATCGCCTGTAGTAGCAGTTGATCAAGGCATTGTCACTAAAGTTGTTTCAGGGTGTATAGACTTTGGAAATATCTATTGTGGCGGACAGCTAGGGAATTGGGTAGAGGTAGATCATGGAAAAGGAGCGATCGCTATTTATGGTCACTTGAAGAATAACTCAATTAAGGTGGAAGAAGGAATGAAAATTAGGAAAAACCAAGAAATAGCTCAAGTTGGTAGCTCAGGTTGGTCTACAGGCGCACATTTAGATTTTCGTGTTCAAATAAATGGTCAACAAATAGATCCTACTAAGTTTTTAGTCTTCAATTAA